A window of the Hippoglossus stenolepis isolate QCI-W04-F060 chromosome 8, HSTE1.2, whole genome shotgun sequence genome harbors these coding sequences:
- the arid1aa gene encoding AT-rich interactive domain-containing protein 1A isoform X4, with the protein MAAQVATLNTSPPSELKKPDRDPKEESVPGEKQSDKKQPGLDSGSPGRGELQDGAEGGNAGGGGEPEMKNGNGNPPRANNNNQNDSVGPEGNNHPGLVHHHGTAFPPPSYGYSQHYGRTPFHQHGGQQSPGMAAAAGPVVQSSNMMDPYQPNSHEHGFSNHQFNNYNPFPNRTPYPGQAYAMNSPRSTQAPTAGGQPAKQQPPAGGPTAMAGSYSNQRYNIGNPQPTSTPTLNKLLTSPSSTRGYPNYPSGDYTSQDGASKGPADMGSSGQYGGSNPGWQQRSHHPSPMSPGSAGQPLARSQQPPGPMDPMGKMRGQLYGAGSPYAQQSPQGPPTGPQQGPGYPGQGYGPAGPQRYPVGMQGRSPGGMGTMPYGPQMGSYGQQGPGGYGAQGQAPYYGQPGQPPHPSQQQTPYSQTPPGTPGGQTPYQGQPHPAPTSAPHTQGGPPYQQPHMPQQPQGPLPGPSQGPPQSQPPYAQASAPPSGQSPYTQQQGPPSQTQQQPSSQAPPGSQGQSSYPGSTQGPQQPPSQQQQAQSQPPQQPPGHSQHPQGQPAAYPQNPQQQAQQSPYQRFPPPQQQEVSQDSFQSNAPPSTQPKSGPEDSQGRPSSLPDLSGSIDDLPTGTEGALSPVVSTSGVSSSQGEQSNPAQSPFSPHTSPHLPGIRGPSPSPAGSPAGASTPRTGPLSPANMPVTQMPPRPSSVQSDGSLHPAMSQSPMTQDRGFMQRNPQMPPYGSPTSASALSPRQSSGGQVHPGMAPYQQNNSMGGYGQQGGQYGPQGYPRQPGYGNMPNANYPGPGMGPINPMAGQSGGPPYAGIPPGRMPPNQMGARPYGPNMGPNMGPNMAPNMGPNMAPNMAPNMGPNMGPNMGPNVPPNMVNLPPQVASGMCPPPGMNRKPQDPAAMQHPATNSMHNRMPGYPNMAPGMMGSGPPYGPPMNNMPGMMNTQGGSPYPMGPNMANNSSGMAPSPEMNNKMNNKVEGTPTPKPEPKAKKSNSSTTTNEKITRLYELGPEPERKIWVDRYLAFIEEKAMPMTNLPAVGRKPLDLFRLYMSVKEIGSMAQVSKNKKWRDLATSLNVGTSSSAASSLKKQYIQCLYAFECKVERGEDPPPEIFTDNKKNQAAKVQPPSPAGSGSLQGPQTPQSTSSSMAEGGDLKPPTPASTPHTQMPPVSSVNLQDPFSEGNDPAFPRKNMTPNSAYQSGMNTPDMQGRMGTYEPNKDPFGNMRKVGEQFLPASQGPNSGVGDQQQQPPQQQQQQPPFNRGPPGAMGSMPMGPRQQYPYGPGYDRRSEQGIGPEGNMVSGAPPPNPMMPANADAGMYSPNRFPPQQPRHDSYGNQYPGQGTPPSGSFPNQQPGMYPQQQSYKRPVEGGYPPSKRHETEYSGPFPGGQQPPQQQQQGGSSAPSSGQQESYNQFSGSGPFPGPDRRPPGPGNQFPFPFGRERMQGATGPNAQPNMPPQMMQSGPEGPQGGMWQGPRDMNYQNYPSRQGGPGGPPQGPGYPGMTRPEEMMSSEQRMNHDGQWGGQMGPRQPPYGPAGPGQAMPRSVQSNYQPPQGVQNHIPQVSSPASMPRPMESRTSPSKSPYMHGVMKMQKAGPPVPASHIVPPPVQSPLIRRDMPFPPGSIEATHPVLKPRRRLTMKDIGTPEAWRVMMSLKSGLLAESTWALDTINILLYDDGSISTFELNTLPGMLELVVEYFRRCLIEIFGILREYEVGDLGQRTLIDPDALKQDWDSMDEEEPRAEDMEQDDEEDEEEEEERETDGPARVKEEEEQEQCSKSRGKDDKTEDEERKSKGSSSEQTSSLQSLPAHERPKQSSKFDKFPVKVVRKKDLFAPGQSNNHGKLQEFDSGLLHWSAGGGDSTDHIQTHFEPRKDFLEPRVRMPVPQVLLKRRIPEEELQDIWLPNEEEKRKHQDEEERPKESSSSEKAAVSEKASPSPSSEEERKTQSETKTVEEEAASLLEMNRPFLSSSFVLTQRSKQIGAILEDEPHSKDEGPLIALANWQDSLARRCVCISNIVRSLSFVPGNDHEMSKHPGLLLLLGRLILLHHRHPERKQAPLTYEKDEDSEEGMGQRDEWWWDCLELLRENTLVTLANISGQLDLSIYPESICLPLLDGLLHWAVCPSAEAQDPFPTLGPHSALSPQRLVLETLSKLSIQDNNVDLILATPPFSRLEKLYGNLVRLIGDRKVAVCREMAVVLLANLAQGDTMAARAIAVQKGSVGTLLGFLEDSLAATQLQQSQSSLLHLQGMHFEPTSPDMMRRAARALHALAKVEENHSEFTLHESRLLDLSVSPLMNSLVSHVICDVLFLIGQS; encoded by the exons ATGGCCGCTCAGGTCGCCACTCTTAACACTAGCCCGCCTTCCGAACTCAAAAAGCCGGATCGGGACCCCAAGGAGGAGTCGGTACCGGGGGAGAAGCAGTCGGACAAAAAGCAGCCGGGCTTGGACAGCGGATCGCCGGGCCGGGGGGAGCTGCAGGACGGGGCCGAGGGTGGAAatgcagggggaggaggggaacCTGAGATGAAGAACGGGAATGGGAACCCGCCCAGGGctaacaataataatcagaaTGACTCTGTTGGACCGGAGGGAAACAACCATCCCGGCTTGGTGCATCACCACGGAACCGCTTTCCCTCCACCTTCGTACGGATACAGTCAGCACTACGGTCGGACCCCTTTTCATCAACATGGCGGACAACAAAGCCCTGGCATGGCAGCTGCTGCGGGTCCGGTCGTGCAGTCGAGCAACATGATGGATCCGTATCAACCCAATTCCCACGAACATGGCTTTTCGAACCACCAGTTCAACAACTACAACCCATTCCCGAACAGGACTCCCTATCCCGGCCAAGCGTACGCCATGAACTCCCCGCGCAGCACCCAGGCGCCGACAGCTGGTGGGCAGCCAGCTAAGCAGCAGCCACCGGCGGGAGGACCCACGGCGATGGCTGGATCTTACAGTAACCAGAGATATAACATTGGGAACCCTCAGCCCACGTCCACGCCGACACTCAACAAGCTCCTGACCTCCCCGAGCTCGACGCGGGGATATCCAAACTACCCGTCCGGCGACTACACTAGCCAGGACGGAGCTAGCAAGGGACCAGCAGACATGGGCAGCAGCGGTCAGTATGGAGGGAGCAACCCGGGCTGGCAACAAAGAAGCCATCACCCGTCGCCCATGAGCCCGGGAAGTGCCGGGCAGCCGCTAGCTAGGAGCCAG CAGCCACCTGGTCCCATGGACCCAATGGGAAAGATGAGAGGCCAACTATACGGAGCCGGTAGTCCATACGCTCAGCAGTCGCCACAGGGGCCTCCTACGGGTCCACAACAGGGGCCTGGTTACCCAGGCCAGGGTTATGGCCCTGCAGGTCCCCAGAGATACCCTGTGGGAATGCAAGGACGTTCACCTGGAGGCATGGGCACCATGCCATATGGTCCACAG ATGGGATCATATGGACAGCAGGGACCAGGAGGCTATGGCGCTCAGGGCCAGGCACCATACTACGGCCAGCCCGGCCAGCCTCCTCATCCAAGCCAGCAGCAGACCCCCTACTCGCAGACCCCTCCGGGAACACCAGGTGGCCAGACACCTTACCAAGGGCAACCCCACCCTGCGCCAACTTCTGCTCCTCATACCCAGGGAGGACCGCCGTATCAGCAGCCCCACATGCCCCAACAGCCCCAGGGGCCACTGCCAGGCCCGTCCCAAGGGCCCCCACAGTCTCAGCCACCGTACGCTCAGGCTTCAGCACCACCGTCTGGCCAGTCTCCCTACACCCAGCAGCAGGGTCCTCCTAGTCAGACCCAGCAGCAGCCAAGTTCCCAGGCTCCACCTGGATCACAGGGCCAGTCCAGCTACCCGGGATCCACACAGGGGCCTCAGCAGCCTCCCTCGCAGCAACAGCAGGCACAGTCTCAGCCTCCACAGCAGCCACCGGGACACAGCCAACACCCACAGGGCCAGCCTGCAGCGTACCCTCAGAACCCGCAGCAGCAAGCACAACAGTCACCTTATCAGcggtttcctcctccacaacaGCAG GAggtatcccaggattcatttcAGTCCAACGCCCCTCCATCCACTCAGCCTAAATCTGGCCCAGAGGACAGTCAAGGCCGCCCCTCCAGTCTCCCG gaccTGTCGGGATCCATCGACGACCTGCCGACAGGTACAGAGGGCGCCCTGAGTCCCGTCGTGAGCACGTCAGGTGTGTCGAGCAGCCAGGGCGAGCAGAGCAACCCGGCTCAGTCGCCCTTCTCCCCTCACACGTCTCCCCACCTGCCAGGCATCCGAGGGCCTTCACCTTCCCCAGCTGGCTCCCCTGCCGGTGCCAGCACGCCCCGCACAGGACCGCTGTCACCCGCCAACATGCCAG TGACCCAGATGCCTCCCAGGCCGTCAAGTGTGCAGTCAGACGGGAGCCTACATCCGGCAATGAGCCAGTCTCCTATGACCCAGGACAGAG GGTTTATGCAGAGAAACCCTCAGATGCCCCCATATGGCTCCCCCACGTCAGCCTCTGCACTGTCGCCGAGGCAGTCCTCAGGGGGACAGGTTCATCCTGGGATGGCCCCATATCAGCAGAACAACTCTATGGGTGGCTACGGGCAGCAGGGGGGACAGTACGGCCCCCAAG GTTATCCCCGTCAACCTGGCTATGGCAACATGCCCAACGCCAACTACCCCGGGCCGGGCATGGGTCCAATCAACCCCATGGCAGGACAAAGTGGGGGTCCACCATATGCTGGCATACCTCCAGGAAGGATGCCACCGAATCAAATGGGGGCACGGCCCTATGGACCCAACATGGGCCCAAACATGGGCCCAAACATGGCCCCCAACATGGGCCCAAACATGGCCCCAAACATGGCCCCAAACATGGGCCCAAACATGGGCCCTAACATGGGTCCAAACGTGCCTCCCAACATGGTAAACCTGCCACCCCAGGTAGCCTCAGGAATGTGTCCACCTCCTGGCATGAACAGAAAGCCGCAAGACCCAGCAGCCATGCAGCACCCGGCCACCAACTCCATGCACAACAG gATGCCTGGTTACCCCAACATGGCTCCAGGCATGATGGGGTCCGGACCACCTTATGGCCCTCCCATGAACAACATGCCTGGAATGATGAACACACAAGGCGGATCACCTTATCCAATGGGGCCAAACATGGCCAATAACTCAAGTG GTATGGCCCCCAGTCCAGAGATGAACAATAAGATGAATAACAAAGTAGAAGGGACTCCAACACCCAAGCCAGAACCTAAAGCCAAG AAGTCCAATTCCTCCACCACAACCAACGAAAAGATAACACGACTGTACGAGTTAGGACCCGAGCCCGAGAGAAAGATTTGGGTTGATCGTTACTTGGCCTTCATTGAAGAGAAAGCCATGCCCATGACCAACCTGCCTGCTGTAGGACGCAAACCCCTTGACCTCTTCCGTCTGTATATGTCGGTTAAAGAAATAGGAAGCATGGCCCAG GTGAGTAAGAATAAGAAGTGGCGTGATCTGGCCACTTCCCTGAATGTGGGTACGTCAAGCAGTGCTGCCAGTTCTTTGAAGAAACAGTACATCCAGTGTCTGTATGCCTTTGAGTGCAAAGTGGAGCGTGGTGAGGACCCTCCTCCTGAGATTTTTACAGACAACAAAAAGAACCAGGCTGCTAAGGTCCAGCCACCGTCTCCAG CTGGGTCAGGCTCTCTGCAGGGTCCCCAGACACCCCAGTCCACCAGCAGCTCCATGGCCGAGGGGGGAGACTTAAAACCTCCCACCCCGGCCTCCACCCCTCACACCCAGATGCCACCCGTGTCCAG CGTTAACCTGCAGGACCCCTTCTCCGAAGGAAATGACCCCGCTTTCCCGAGGAAGAACATGACGCCCAACTCAGCCTATCAGTCCGGCATGAACACACCAGACATGCAGGGGCGCATGGGAACCTACGAACCCAACAAGGACCCCTTTGGTAACATGCGGAAAG TCGGGGAGCAGTTTTTACCTGCTAGCCAGGGCCCTAACAGCGGGGTGGgtgaccagcagcagcaaccaccacaacagcaacagcagcagcctccatTCAACAGAGGACCACCTGGGGCAATGGGCTCGATGCCAATGGGGCCCAGACAACAGTATCCTTATGGACCAGGCTACGACAGGAG ATCCGAGCAGGGAATAGGCCCAGAGGGCAACATGGTATCGGGAGCTCCTCCGCCAAACCCTATGATGCCTGCCAATGCCGATGCAGGGATGTATTCGCCAAATCGCTTCCCACCACAGCAGCCACG GCATGATTCCTATGGTAATCAGTATCCTGGACAGGGAACGCCCCCTAGCGGCTCCTTCCCAAATCAGCAGCCTGGAATGTATCCACAACAACAG AGTTACAAGCGTCCTGTGGAGGGCGGTTACCCTCCATCAAAACGTCATGAGACTGAGTACAGTGGGCCTTTCCCTGGTGGACAACAAccaccgcagcagcagcagcaaggagGCTCCTCTGCACCCTCTTCAGGACAGCAGGAGTCGTACAATCAGTTCAGCGGCAGTGGGCCCTTCCCTGGCCCTGATCGCCGTCCACCTGGCCCAGGCAATCAGTTCCCATTCCCGTTTGGTCGTGAACGGATGCAGGGAGCGACAGGGCCCAACGCTCAGCCCAACATGCCCCCTCAGATGATGCAGTCAGGCCCAGAGGGTCCTCAGGGAGGCATGTGGCAAGGACCGCGAGACATGAACTATCAGAACTACCCTAGCCGGCAAGGTGGCCCCGGGGGCCCACCCCAGGGGCCTGGTTACCCTGGCATGACCCGCCCTGAggagatgatgtcatcagaacAGCGCATGAATCATGACGGCCAGTGGGGTGGTCAGATGGGCCCAAGGCAGCCTCCCTATGGTCCAGCAGGGCCCGGCCAAGCCATGCCTCGCTCAGTACAGTCTAACTACCAGCCCCCTCAGGGTGTGCAGAACCACATTCCACAGGTGTCCAGCCCGGCCTCCATGCCTCGCCCGATGGAGAGCAGGACATCACCTAGTAAATCTCCATACATGCACGGAGTAATGAAGATGCAGAAGGCTGGACCCCCAGTGCCTGCATCTCACATAGTGCCCCCTCCGGTGCAATCGCCTCTAATAAGGCGAGACATGCCTTTCCCCCCAGGCTCTATAGAAGCTACGCATCCTGTCCTGAAACCACGTCGGAGACTCACCATGAAAGATATCG GAACGCCAGAGGCCTGGAGAGTCATGATGTCATTAAAGTCTGGTCTATTGGCTGAGAGTACGTGGGCCTTAGATACCATCAACATTCTCCTTTATGACGACGGCAGTATTTCCACCTTCGAGCTAAACACG CTGCCTGGGATGCTGGAGTTGGTGGTTGAGTATTTCCGACGCTGCCTCATTGAAATCTTTGGCATTCTGCGGGAGTATGAGGTTGGAGATCTTGGCCAGAGGACACTAATTGATCCTGATGCCTTGAAACAAGATTGGGACAGCATGGACGAAGAGGAGCCACGGGCTGAGGACATGGAACAAGACGACgaggaagacgaagaagaagaggaggagcgagaAACGGACGGGCCAGCTCGcgtgaaagaggaggaagagcaagaGCAGTGCAGCAAATCTCGGGGTAAAGATGATAAGAcggaagatgaggagaggaagagcaaggGTTCTTCATCTGAACAGACAAGCTCACTCCAATCGTTACCTGCCCACGAGAGACCCAAACAGTCCAGCAAGTTTGACAAATTTCCCGTTAAGGTGGTACGAAAGAAAGACCTGTTTGCTCCTGGCCAGTCCAATAATCATGGCAAACTGCAGGAGTTTGACAGTGGGTTACTTCACTGGAGTGCTGGAGGGGGGGACTCAACAGACCACATCCAGACCCACTTTGAACCACGCAAAGACTTCTTGGAGCCTCGAGTGCGAATGCCCGTGCCCCAGGTTTTACTGAAGAGACGAATTCCAGAAGAAGAGCTGCAGGACATCTGGTTACcaaatgaggaggagaagaggaagcatcaagatgaagaagaaaggCCTAAAGAGTCATCTTCCTCAGAGAAAGCAGCCGTCTCGGAGAAGGCCAGCCCCTCAcccagcagtgaggaggagaggaaaacacagtCTGAGACAAAGACAGTTGAGGAAGAAGCTGCAAGTCTCTTGGAGATGAACAgaccttttctctcctccagctttGTTTTAACCCAGCGGTCGAAGCAGATTGGTGCCATCTTGGAGGATGAGCCTCACAGTAAAGACGAGGGGCCGCTCATTGCACTGGCTAACTGGCAGGATTCTTTAGCCCGCCGTTGCGTTTGCATCTCCAATATTGTCCGCAGTCTCTCCTTTGTGCCAGGCAATGACCACGAGATGTCCAAACATCCAGGGCTGTTGCTGCTGCTAGGTCGCTTGATCCTGCTCCACCACAGGCACCCTGAACGCAAACAGGCCCCGCTCACTTACGAGAAAGACGAGGATTCAGAAGAGGGAATGGGCCAAAGGGATGAATGGTGGTGGGACTGTTTGGAGCTCCTGAGGGAGAACACGCTGGTCACTTTGGCAAACATCTCAGGCCAGCTGGACCTCTCCATCTACCCCGAGAGCATCTGCTTGCCCCTATTGGATGGTCTTCTCCATTGGGCTGTCTGCCCCTCAGCAGAAGCCCAGGACCCCTTCCCCACGTTGGGCCCACACAGTGCTTTGTCACCTCAGAGACTGGTCCTGGAGACGCTAAGCAAATTAAGTATCCAAGACAACAATGTGGACCTCATCTTGGCTACTCCACCATTCAGCCGGTTAGAAAAGCTCTACGGAAACCTGGTGCGGCTGATTGGAGACAGAAAGGTTGCAGTCTGCAGGGAGATGGCCGTGGTCCTCCTGGCCAACCTTGCCCAGGGTGATACTATGGCAGCCCGAGCAATTGCTGTTCAGAAGGGTAGTGTGGGCACCTTGCTGGGTTTCCTGGAGGATAGTCTGGCTGCCACTCAGCTTCAGCAGAGCCAGAGCTCACTACTACACCTACAGGGGATGCACTTCGAACCCACAAGCCCGGACATGATGCGGCGAGCTGCCCGGGCTCTGCACGCCTTAGCCAAGGTGGAGGAGAACCATTCAGAGTTCACACTACACGAGTCCCGACTCCTCGACCTTTCAGTGTCTCCCCTAATGAACTCGCTGGTTTCTCATGTTATCTGTGATGTACTCTTTTTGATTGGCCAGTCATGA